In Roseisolibacter agri, the following proteins share a genomic window:
- a CDS encoding RagB/SusD family nutrient uptake outer membrane protein — translation MTRRHIPRRLLLAVALAAGVTACDDSLEQNPVATSSREAVFGSANGLALYATSFYNWMPDANNITQSESMSDYAARRDVPQFIRPGVYNSRVTDITASGQYEVVALGGNVNWQWTTLRSINYFLANNTDPSVPEAVRNNYNGIARFFRAWFYFEKVKRYGDVPWIDRPLDVGDSALYAGRDSRTVVMDHVLEDLDYAIANITATNEASRTLVTKDVALALKSRVALFEGAFRKYHPEFGLQSTADRWLTESASAAKVLIDSRRYSLYTGSGPTDSYRQVFIREVPIAQEVLLTNVQSTALAVRHQANWIYTSATTGVRFSFIRPFIHTYLNVDGTPFTNRAGYQTMTFQEETKGRDARLAQTIRTPGYRRLQSGAQVAAPPAFTYTYTGYHPIKFSTDDASMDGGSLNTNAVHLFRYAEVLLNYAEARAELGQLTAADWAATVGATRGRAGITGGLTTLPTVVDPYLRSVYFPDVSNPVILEIRRERGIELAMEGFRFYDIVRWARGALMEMEWRGIYVPQANTNIDLDENGTPDVNFFTVNVPTANRLPSVTYISVTGNDFKLANGTSGEIVWRSDIPRKWEQKNYLYPIPEGDLLTNPALKQNPGW, via the coding sequence ATGACCAGACGACACATCCCGCGCCGCCTGCTGCTCGCGGTCGCGCTGGCCGCCGGTGTGACGGCGTGCGACGACTCGCTCGAGCAGAACCCGGTGGCGACCTCCAGCCGGGAGGCGGTGTTCGGCTCCGCGAACGGGCTCGCGCTCTACGCGACGTCGTTCTACAACTGGATGCCGGACGCGAACAACATCACGCAGTCCGAGTCGATGTCGGACTACGCGGCGCGCCGCGACGTGCCGCAGTTCATCCGGCCCGGCGTCTACAACTCGCGCGTCACCGACATCACGGCCTCGGGCCAGTACGAGGTCGTCGCCCTCGGCGGCAACGTCAACTGGCAGTGGACCACGCTGCGCAGCATCAACTACTTCCTCGCCAACAACACCGATCCGAGCGTCCCCGAGGCGGTGCGGAACAACTACAACGGCATCGCCCGCTTCTTCCGCGCCTGGTTCTACTTCGAGAAGGTGAAGCGCTACGGCGACGTCCCGTGGATCGACCGGCCGCTCGACGTCGGCGACTCGGCGCTCTACGCCGGGCGCGACTCGCGCACGGTGGTGATGGACCACGTGCTGGAGGACCTCGACTACGCCATCGCCAACATCACGGCGACCAACGAGGCGTCGCGCACGCTCGTCACGAAGGACGTGGCGCTCGCGCTCAAGTCGCGCGTGGCGCTGTTCGAGGGGGCGTTCCGGAAGTACCACCCGGAGTTCGGGCTCCAGAGCACCGCGGACCGCTGGCTCACCGAGTCGGCCAGCGCGGCGAAGGTCCTGATCGACAGCCGGCGGTACAGCCTCTACACGGGCTCGGGCCCCACCGACTCGTACCGGCAGGTCTTCATCCGCGAGGTGCCGATCGCGCAGGAGGTGCTGCTGACGAACGTCCAGAGCACCGCGCTGGCCGTGCGCCACCAGGCGAACTGGATCTACACCAGCGCCACCACGGGCGTGCGCTTCAGCTTCATCCGCCCCTTCATCCACACCTACCTCAACGTCGACGGCACGCCCTTCACCAACCGGGCGGGCTACCAGACGATGACCTTCCAGGAGGAGACGAAGGGGCGCGACGCGCGGCTGGCGCAGACGATACGCACGCCCGGCTACCGGCGGTTGCAGTCCGGCGCGCAGGTCGCCGCACCGCCGGCGTTCACGTACACCTACACCGGCTACCACCCGATCAAGTTCAGCACCGACGACGCGTCGATGGACGGCGGGAGCCTCAACACGAACGCCGTGCACCTCTTCCGCTACGCCGAGGTGCTGCTGAACTACGCCGAGGCGCGGGCGGAGCTGGGGCAGCTGACCGCGGCCGACTGGGCGGCGACCGTCGGCGCGACGCGCGGCCGCGCGGGCATCACCGGCGGGCTCACCACGCTGCCGACGGTCGTCGATCCGTACCTGCGCTCGGTCTACTTCCCGGACGTCTCCAACCCGGTGATCCTCGAGATCCGCCGCGAGCGCGGGATCGAGCTCGCGATGGAGGGCTTCCGCTTCTACGACATCGTGCGCTGGGCGCGTGGCGCGCTGATGGAGATGGAGTGGCGCGGGATCTACGTGCCGCAGGCGAACACGAACATCGACCTGGACGAGAACGGGACGCCGGACGTGAACTTCTTCACGGTCAACGTCCCGACCGCGAACCGGCTGCCGAGCGTCACCTACATCTCGGTGACGGGCAACGACTTCAAGCTCGCGAACGGGACGTCCGGCGAGATCGTCTGGCGCAGCGACATCCCGCGGAAGTGGGAGCAGAAGAACTACCTGTACCCGATCCCGGAGGGCGACCTGCTCACCAACCCGGCGCTGAAGCAGAACCCCGGCTGGTGA
- a CDS encoding LacI family DNA-binding transcriptional regulator produces MREGIPRRPTIIDVAAKAGVSKSMVSLVMRGSSDVREEKRRLVLEAADALGYRPNAVARSLVRRRTNMLGVVLSDLHNPFFTEVIDGIEAEAEDRSYRTIICTASRQSSAERRALDTLLELRADALILASPMIEMDAIARASAEVPVVLVARPSDSEAIDSVANDDPTGAALVVDHLVALGHRRIAHVDGGGGAGAAARSAGYVQAMQRHGLDAHVRVIPGSYTDEGGRQGVAALLASGERPTAIFVANDLAALGAMSELAERGLRVPDDMSLVGYDNTSLAAVRHISLTTVDQPRPQMGRQAVTLVLERLTRDRTTSRHILIPPRLVVRGTTAAPAVR; encoded by the coding sequence ATGCGCGAGGGCATCCCGCGTCGCCCGACGATCATCGACGTCGCCGCCAAGGCCGGCGTGTCGAAGTCGATGGTCTCGCTCGTCATGCGCGGCTCCAGCGACGTGCGCGAGGAGAAGCGCCGGCTCGTCCTCGAGGCCGCCGACGCGCTGGGCTATCGCCCGAACGCCGTCGCGCGCTCGCTCGTGCGCCGGCGCACCAACATGCTCGGCGTCGTGCTCTCCGACCTCCACAACCCGTTCTTCACCGAGGTGATCGACGGCATCGAGGCGGAGGCCGAGGACCGCAGCTACCGCACGATCATCTGCACCGCCAGCCGGCAGTCGAGCGCCGAGCGCCGCGCGCTCGACACGCTGCTGGAGCTGCGCGCCGACGCGCTGATCCTCGCCAGCCCGATGATCGAGATGGACGCGATCGCGCGCGCGAGCGCCGAGGTGCCGGTCGTCCTCGTCGCGCGGCCGTCCGACTCCGAGGCGATCGACAGCGTCGCGAACGACGACCCGACCGGCGCCGCGCTCGTCGTGGACCATCTGGTCGCGCTCGGCCACCGGCGCATCGCGCACGTGGACGGCGGCGGCGGCGCGGGCGCCGCGGCGCGCAGCGCGGGCTACGTGCAGGCGATGCAGCGCCACGGCCTCGATGCGCACGTGCGCGTCATCCCCGGCAGCTACACGGACGAGGGCGGCCGCCAGGGCGTCGCCGCGCTGCTGGCGTCGGGCGAGCGTCCGACGGCCATCTTCGTCGCCAACGACCTCGCCGCGCTCGGCGCGATGAGCGAGCTCGCCGAGCGCGGGCTGCGCGTGCCCGACGACATGTCGCTGGTGGGCTACGACAACACGTCGCTCGCCGCCGTGCGGCACATCAGCCTCACCACCGTCGATCAGCCGCGCCCGCAGATGGGGCGCCAGGCGGTGACGCTGGTGCTCGAGCGGCTGACGCGCGACCGCACGACCTCGCGCCACATCCTCATCCCGCCCCGCCTCGTCGTGCGCGGCACCACCGCGGCGCCGGCCGTGCGCTGA
- a CDS encoding SDR family NAD(P)-dependent oxidoreductase → MAQDTKHAGGRRLALVTGASSGIGRELGTVFAREGWDLVLVAEDPDIERAARELSALGTSCEAIVADLATRDGVERVAARFGADRRAPDAIALNAGVGLGGAFLEQELDRIFALIALNVTGTVHLAHRLLPAMVARGEGRVLFTSSIAARMPGAFQAVYNASKAFVQSFAEALRNELKDTGVTVTALQPGATETEFFHRAGMEDTKVGQEDKADPQDVARKGYEAMLAGKDHVVAATLKERALAAAALVTPAPIAAEQHRRMAEPGSGSA, encoded by the coding sequence ATGGCGCAGGACACGAAGCACGCAGGAGGGCGCCGGCTGGCGCTCGTCACGGGCGCGTCGAGCGGGATCGGGCGCGAGCTGGGCACCGTCTTCGCGCGCGAGGGCTGGGACCTCGTGCTGGTGGCCGAGGACCCGGACATCGAGCGCGCGGCGCGCGAGCTGTCCGCGCTCGGCACCAGCTGCGAGGCGATCGTCGCGGACCTCGCCACGCGGGACGGCGTCGAGCGGGTGGCCGCGCGCTTCGGCGCCGACCGGCGCGCGCCCGACGCGATCGCGCTCAACGCGGGCGTCGGGCTCGGCGGCGCGTTCCTGGAGCAGGAGCTCGACCGGATCTTCGCGCTCATCGCGCTCAACGTCACCGGCACCGTGCACCTCGCGCACCGGCTGCTGCCCGCGATGGTGGCGCGCGGCGAGGGGCGGGTGCTGTTCACGTCGTCCATCGCCGCGCGGATGCCGGGGGCGTTCCAGGCCGTCTACAACGCGAGCAAGGCGTTCGTGCAGAGCTTCGCCGAGGCGCTGCGCAACGAGCTGAAGGACACCGGCGTCACCGTGACCGCGCTGCAGCCCGGCGCGACGGAGACGGAGTTCTTCCACCGCGCGGGGATGGAGGACACGAAGGTCGGGCAGGAGGACAAGGCCGATCCGCAGGACGTCGCGCGGAAGGGCTACGAGGCGATGCTGGCCGGGAAGGACCACGTCGTCGCGGCGACGCTGAAGGAGCGCGCGCTGGCGGCGGCCGCGCTGGTGACGCCCGCGCCTATCGCGGCCGAGCAGCACCGCCGGATGGCGGAGCCGGGCTCGGGCTCGGCCTGA
- a CDS encoding GGDEF domain-containing protein: MSQWPDRFVHASLRTDAEVLRRARLTVLLSVVLIGTALAYALFYGAVVGYPAGAAVLTTGAGVGALALGLLRARASLRTTGLLVAGALYGVIVALIVCEGGLHALATPLLGILPIFATMLLGRRGAIGGTTLCVLTVLLFGVLEAQGVRFPPRYPAEWAARMSVGSPIGLVLCTGLLVLAFESMRAGAQARADTATAALARLAYHDALTGLANRARFLDRLERALGRAYAAGDPGRVAVLMLDLDDFKAVNDTMGHAAGDALLIEVAERLRAATRHGDSRDRDTVARLGGDEFAVLLDGVRDDADVAAVAERIVAALARPFTLATGVARVGTSVGSARATVSAMGLGTATPDGIPGRVPDAAVAAILHHADIAMYRAKALGRGRHVRFDADAFTDASPVGAAHVGAAR, from the coding sequence ATGTCTCAGTGGCCTGACCGATTCGTGCACGCCTCGCTGCGCACCGACGCCGAAGTCCTGCGTCGCGCGCGATTGACGGTGCTGCTCTCGGTCGTCCTGATCGGGACCGCGCTGGCGTACGCGCTGTTCTACGGCGCGGTGGTCGGCTACCCGGCGGGCGCCGCCGTGCTGACGACGGGCGCCGGCGTCGGCGCGCTCGCCCTCGGCCTGCTGCGCGCGCGCGCATCGCTCCGCACGACGGGGCTCCTGGTCGCGGGCGCGCTCTACGGCGTCATCGTCGCGCTGATCGTCTGCGAGGGGGGGCTGCACGCGCTCGCCACGCCGCTGCTCGGCATCCTGCCGATCTTCGCGACCATGCTGCTCGGCCGGCGCGGCGCGATCGGCGGCACGACGCTGTGCGTGCTCACGGTCCTCCTCTTCGGCGTGCTCGAGGCGCAGGGCGTCCGCTTCCCGCCGCGCTATCCGGCCGAGTGGGCGGCGCGCATGAGCGTCGGCAGCCCGATCGGGCTGGTGCTGTGCACCGGCCTCCTCGTCCTCGCCTTCGAGAGCATGCGCGCCGGCGCGCAGGCCCGCGCCGACACCGCGACGGCGGCGCTCGCGCGCCTCGCCTACCACGACGCGCTCACCGGGCTCGCCAACCGCGCGCGCTTCCTCGACCGGCTGGAGCGCGCGCTCGGCCGGGCGTACGCGGCGGGAGATCCGGGCCGCGTCGCGGTGCTGATGCTCGACCTCGACGACTTCAAGGCCGTCAACGACACGATGGGCCACGCCGCCGGCGACGCGCTGCTCATCGAGGTCGCCGAGCGGCTGCGGGCGGCCACGCGTCACGGCGACTCGCGCGACCGCGACACGGTGGCGCGCCTGGGCGGCGACGAGTTCGCGGTGCTGCTGGACGGCGTGCGCGACGACGCCGACGTGGCCGCGGTGGCGGAGCGGATCGTGGCCGCGCTGGCGCGCCCCTTCACGCTGGCGACGGGCGTGGCGCGCGTGGGCACGAGCGTCGGCTCGGCGCGGGCGACGGTGTCCGCCATGGGGCTCGGCACGGCGACCCCCGACGGCATCCCGGGACGCGTGCCCGATGCCGCCGTCGCCGCCATCCTGCACCACGCCGACATCGCGATGTACCGCGCCAAGGCGCTCGGCCGCGGGCGCCACGTGCGCTTCGACGCGGACGCGTTCACCGACGCGTCGCCGGTGGGCGCGGCGCACGTCGGCGCCGCTCGCTAG
- a CDS encoding cyanophycinase, protein MPAFPLPRRNPSGRLAGATLLALVVAGCATGHAGTARVSAAGAPAVQGRGTLFVVGGGPQPPALVQEFVTLAGGSGRARIVVFAMASAEGATSGEAKAADLRTLGARATNVWVTREQANTDSVAALLDGATGIWFGGGDQSRLTAALRGTKTEAAIRRRYEGGAVVGGTSAGAAVMSARMITGDERRPGGDRPVKDDGFMTIARDNIILDAGFGLLDDAVVDQHFLRRKRHNRLMSVVLERAPHLGVGIDESTALVIEPDGRWRVSGASAVVVYDARRAAVTPAGTTLGATGMTVHVLPAGSRFDPRTGSATLPSGVP, encoded by the coding sequence ATGCCCGCATTCCCGCTTCCTCGCCGCAATCCATCCGGCCGGCTGGCCGGCGCCACCCTCCTCGCGCTGGTCGTGGCGGGCTGCGCGACGGGCCACGCCGGCACGGCGCGCGTCTCCGCGGCCGGCGCACCGGCGGTGCAGGGGCGCGGCACCCTGTTCGTGGTGGGCGGCGGACCGCAGCCGCCGGCGCTCGTGCAGGAGTTCGTGACGCTCGCCGGCGGATCAGGGCGCGCGCGCATCGTCGTCTTCGCGATGGCCAGCGCGGAGGGCGCCACCTCCGGCGAAGCGAAGGCCGCCGACCTGCGCACGCTCGGCGCGCGCGCGACCAACGTCTGGGTCACGCGCGAGCAGGCGAACACCGACTCCGTCGCGGCGCTGCTCGACGGCGCCACCGGGATCTGGTTCGGCGGCGGCGACCAGTCGCGCCTCACCGCCGCGCTGCGCGGCACGAAGACCGAGGCGGCCATCCGCCGACGCTACGAGGGCGGCGCCGTGGTCGGCGGGACCTCCGCGGGCGCGGCGGTCATGTCGGCCCGCATGATCACCGGCGACGAGCGCCGTCCGGGCGGCGACCGGCCCGTGAAGGACGACGGGTTCATGACGATCGCGCGCGACAACATCATCCTCGACGCGGGGTTCGGCCTGCTCGACGACGCGGTCGTCGACCAGCACTTCCTGCGGCGCAAGCGGCACAACCGCCTGATGAGCGTCGTGCTGGAGCGCGCGCCGCACCTGGGCGTCGGCATCGACGAGTCGACGGCGCTGGTGATCGAGCCGGACGGCCGCTGGCGCGTGAGCGGCGCCAGCGCGGTGGTCGTCTACGACGCGCGGCGCGCCGCGGTCACGCCGGCCGGCACCACGCTCGGCGCGACGGGAATGACGGTGCACGTGCTCCCCGCCGGCAGCCGCTTCGATCCGCGGACCGGAAGCGCGACGCTGCCGTCGGGCGTGCCCTGA